A genomic window from Leopardus geoffroyi isolate Oge1 chromosome X unlocalized genomic scaffold, O.geoffroyi_Oge1_pat1.0 chrX_random_Un_scaffold_55, whole genome shotgun sequence includes:
- the LOC123595714 gene encoding Y-box-binding protein 3-like, whose amino-acid sequence MSEVGEVTRTEVTASVPPQAAQKLLVSLGGGDLPRAPVAGNLGRDAIPKTTAAGGAKGKVPKKVIAKRVRGSVKWFNVKNGYGFISRHDTQEDVFVHQTAITRNNPHKYQRSVGDGEMVEFDVVQGERGTEAANVTGPAGAPVQGSRYAANRPRFCKGFYIRRRGPPLHGPRGAEDDVDEGEASGEGFTKAQGQRRRLPGGPQDQRLQCFPPFRRAWALSRGPSILAPTSGPRPAHLPASAPASRPECAPRRGPGPSYLLSRPRARGITPGPRPSAGISEELEAEDKESGHDDGGPKQKPPPRYGSRRPNNPRHRPQQVRGAQGQVNVGGEGKTGKGPAETPASVAVAKKNSAAEEEDTLVTDVPSATQAK is encoded by the coding sequence ATGAGTGAGGTGGGAGAGGTCACCCGCACAGAGGTGACCGCCTCAGTACCCCCTCAAGCCGCGCAGAAACTCCTGGTTTCCTTGGGAGGTGGAGATCTTCCCCGGGCCCCAGTGGCTGGCAACCTCGGCAGAGACGCGATCCCCAAGACCACCGCGGCAGGAGGCGCCAAGGGAAAGGTGCCCAAAAAGGTCATCGCCAAGAGGGTGCGAGGCTCCGTCAAGTGGTTTAACGTGAAGAACGGGTACGGTTTCATCAGCAGGCATGATACCCAAGAAGATGTGTTCGTTCACCAGACGGCCATCACCCGGAACAACCCTCACAAGTACCAACGCAGCGTGGGCGACGGCGAGATGGTCGAGTTTGATGTGGTGCAGGGCGAGCGGGGCACCGAGGCCGCTAACGTGACCGGGCCAGCGGGTGCCCCAGTGCAGGGCAGTCGCTACGCTGCCAACCGCCCCCGCTTCTGCAAGGGCTTCTACATCCGCCGCCGCGGGCCACCCCTGCACGGTCCCAGGGGCGCTGAGGACGACGTCGACGAAGGTGAGGCCAGTGGCGAAGGCTTCACCAAGGCCCAGGGCCAGAGGCGCCGCCTGCCCGGCGGACCCCAAGACCAAAGGCTGCAGTGCTTTCCGCCCTTCCGCAGGGCCTGGGCCCTGTCTCGCGGCCCTTCGATCCTCGCTCCCACCAGCGGCCCGCGGCCTGCCCACCTGCCCGCGTCTGCCCCAGCCTCAAGGCCCGAGTGCGCCCCTCGGCGGGGGCCCGGCCCCAGCTACCTGCTGAGTCGCCCTAGGGCTCGAGGCATCACTCCTGGTCCAAGACCCTCAGCAGGCATTTCTGAGGAGCTGGAGGCGGAAGACAAGGAAAGCGGGCATGACGACGGAGGGCCGAAGCAGAAGCCCCCACCACGCTACGGATCCCGCCGCCCCAACAACCCACGCCACCGCCCGCAGCAGGTGCGCGGTGCCCAGGGCCAGGTCAACGTGGGAGGAGAAGGCAAGACCGGGAAGGGCCCTGCGGAAACACCCGCTTCGGTTGCTGTGGCCAAGAAGAACAGCGCCGCTGAGGAGGAGGACACCTTGGTCACTGATGTCCCCTCTGCCACCCAGGCCAAGTAA